The following coding sequences are from one Pasteurellaceae bacterium RH1A window:
- a CDS encoding L-seryl-tRNA(Sec) selenium transferase, translating into MSSLFRQIPSLDKLLKTAQGSLLVEQFGHTAVVEQARSLIDQARLFISQHQALPDYLQDEFAIFAQIETACQQLKQVQIKQVFNLTGTVLHTNLGRGIWSAEAVEAASLAMKNNVALEFDIEAGKRSHRDLYISQLLAKITGAEAACVVNNNAAAVLLMLATFAQGKEVIISRGELIEIGGAFRIPDIMAQAGCKLVEVGTTNRTHLKDYRQAINENTAFLMKVHTSNYQIQGFTKSVTEEELVELGREVGLPVISDLGSGSLTNLAALGLPAEPMVQEKVAAGVDLVSFSGDKLLGGPQAGIIVGKKALIDQLQAHPLKRVLRCDKVILSALEATFRHYLFPDLLTQQLPTLQLLTQPLACLQTKAEQLKAALSKRLDARYFLQIEASLAQIGSGALPTQTLPSVAVSIQAEKQGDLLALEEAFKQYPSPIIGRMAQGKMWLDLRSVTQFDELIMMLDKGQ; encoded by the coding sequence ATGTCATCACTTTTTCGTCAAATTCCTTCGCTAGATAAGCTCTTAAAAACCGCCCAAGGCTCGCTTTTGGTTGAACAGTTTGGCCATACTGCCGTTGTTGAACAGGCTCGCAGCTTAATCGATCAGGCCCGCCTCTTTATCAGCCAACATCAAGCCCTGCCTGATTATCTACAAGATGAATTTGCAATTTTTGCTCAAATTGAAACCGCTTGCCAGCAGCTCAAGCAGGTGCAAATTAAGCAGGTCTTTAACCTGACAGGCACGGTTTTGCATACCAATCTGGGCCGGGGGATTTGGTCGGCAGAGGCGGTTGAGGCGGCCAGTCTGGCCATGAAGAATAATGTGGCCCTAGAGTTTGACATTGAAGCCGGCAAGCGCAGCCACCGAGATCTCTATATCTCCCAGCTCCTTGCAAAAATTACTGGGGCGGAGGCCGCTTGTGTGGTCAATAATAATGCGGCGGCGGTTCTGCTTATGCTGGCTACCTTTGCCCAGGGCAAGGAGGTGATTATCTCCCGGGGGGAGCTGATTGAGATTGGTGGCGCCTTCCGCATTCCCGATATTATGGCCCAGGCGGGCTGTAAACTGGTGGAGGTCGGCACGACTAATCGCACTCATCTCAAGGACTACCGTCAGGCCATCAACGAAAATACTGCCTTTCTTATGAAAGTCCACACCAGCAACTATCAAATTCAGGGCTTTACTAAATCTGTGACAGAAGAGGAACTGGTTGAGCTAGGCCGAGAAGTTGGCCTGCCGGTCATCAGCGATTTGGGCAGCGGCTCCCTAACCAATTTGGCTGCACTTGGCCTGCCAGCAGAACCTATGGTTCAGGAGAAAGTGGCGGCTGGGGTGGATCTGGTGTCCTTCTCAGGCGATAAATTACTGGGCGGCCCTCAGGCGGGCATTATTGTGGGCAAAAAGGCCTTGATTGACCAGCTCCAGGCCCACCCGCTTAAACGGGTTCTACGCTGCGATAAGGTGATTTTATCGGCTTTGGAAGCCACCTTTCGCCATTATCTCTTCCCTGATCTGCTAACCCAGCAACTGCCGACCTTGCAGTTGCTGACCCAGCCCTTGGCCTGCTTACAAACCAAGGCAGAGCAATTAAAAGCCGCTCTAAGCAAGCGGTTAGATGCCCGCTATTTCTTGCAAATTGAGGCCAGCCTGGCTCAAATCGGCAGTGGTGCCTTGCCTACCCAAACCCTTCCTTCTGTGGCCGTTAGCATTCAGGCGGAAAAGCAGGGCGATCTCCTGGCCTTGGAGGAGGCTTTTAAGCAATATCCTTCCCCTATTATTGGAAGAATGGCCCAGGGGAAAATGTGGCTGGATCTGCGGTCTGTCACCCAATTTGATGAGTTAATTATGATGTTAGACAAGGGCCAATAA
- a CDS encoding protein TldD, with amino-acid sequence MLNHVSQSLLAASGLELSDLSRVLDHFSPRQIDYADLYFQLSQDESWSLEDGIIKEGGFYIDRGFGVRAVAGEKTGFAYADQISLHQLEQCAAAARSISQEKGSLIIQPFRQTQAVQRYAAINPLDSLSREQKVELLHLVDKVARAEDPRVIQVNAGLSAVYEEMLVAATDGTLAADIRPLVRLSISVLVEQNGKRERGSAGAGGRFGLEWFLAPHATGDSRAIYLAKEAVRQALVNLGAVAAPAGAMPIVLGAGWPGILLHEAVGHGLEGDFNRKESSLFTGRIGELVTSPLCTIVDDGTVPDMRGSITVDDEGVAAKRNVLIENGILKGYMQDKLNARLMGVAPTGNGRRESYAHLPMPRMTNTYMTEGNHEFEEMIESVEFGLYAPHFSSGQVDITSGKFVFSTAEAYLIEKGKITKPVTGATLIGSGIEAMQQVSMVGKKMELDLGIGTCGKEGQSVPVGVGQPCLKLDKITVGGRG; translated from the coding sequence ATGCTAAACCACGTTTCCCAAAGCCTGCTGGCTGCCAGCGGGCTTGAATTATCCGACCTCAGCCGTGTGCTCGACCACTTTTCCCCCCGCCAAATCGACTATGCCGATCTTTATTTTCAACTGAGCCAGGACGAAAGCTGGTCGCTGGAAGATGGCATCATCAAAGAGGGCGGGTTTTATATCGACCGTGGCTTTGGCGTGCGGGCGGTGGCCGGCGAGAAAACGGGCTTTGCCTATGCCGACCAAATTTCTCTCCACCAGTTAGAGCAATGTGCAGCAGCCGCTCGCTCCATTTCCCAGGAAAAGGGTTCGCTCATCATCCAGCCCTTTCGCCAAACGCAAGCTGTGCAACGTTATGCGGCCATCAACCCGCTAGACAGCCTTAGCCGTGAGCAGAAGGTGGAATTACTCCATTTGGTCGATAAGGTGGCAAGGGCCGAAGACCCTCGGGTGATTCAGGTCAATGCTGGCCTGTCAGCCGTTTATGAAGAAATGCTGGTGGCTGCCACCGATGGCACCCTGGCTGCGGATATTCGGCCACTGGTGCGTTTGTCTATTTCGGTCTTGGTGGAGCAAAATGGCAAGCGGGAGCGGGGTTCAGCAGGCGCGGGCGGGCGCTTTGGGCTGGAATGGTTCTTAGCTCCCCATGCCACGGGCGACAGCCGGGCCATTTATCTGGCCAAGGAAGCTGTTCGTCAGGCGCTAGTGAATCTGGGAGCTGTGGCTGCTCCAGCCGGCGCCATGCCCATTGTCTTAGGGGCAGGCTGGCCAGGCATTTTGCTGCACGAGGCGGTTGGCCACGGACTGGAAGGCGATTTCAACCGCAAGGAATCCTCCCTCTTTACAGGCCGCATTGGCGAACTGGTGACTTCACCGCTCTGCACCATTGTGGACGATGGCACCGTGCCGGATATGCGGGGTTCCATCACGGTGGACGATGAGGGCGTGGCTGCTAAACGTAACGTCTTGATTGAAAACGGCATTCTCAAGGGCTATATGCAGGACAAGCTCAACGCCCGCCTGATGGGCGTGGCCCCAACTGGCAATGGCCGGCGGGAATCCTATGCCCACCTGCCGATGCCGCGTATGACTAACACCTACATGACCGAGGGCAACCACGAGTTTGAGGAGATGATTGAATCGGTCGAATTTGGCCTTTACGCCCCGCATTTTAGCAGCGGCCAGGTGGACATTACCTCGGGCAAATTCGTCTTCTCCACCGCCGAAGCCTATTTAATTGAAAAAGGTAAGATAACCAAGCCTGTCACAGGCGCCACCCTAATTGGCTCTGGCATTGAAGCCATGCAGCAGGTGTCCATGGTGGGCAAAAAGATGGAGCTGGATCTGGGCATCGGCACCTGCGGCAAAGAGGGCCAGAGCGTGCCTGTCGGCGTGGGCCAGCCTTGCTTGAAGCTAGATAAAATTACCGTGGGCGGGCGAGGCTAG
- a CDS encoding bifunctional ornithine acetyltransferase/N-acetylglutamate synthase codes for MQTQIISGGVTAPKGFKAAGIHAGIRKNKDKLDLALLVSEVPCATAAVYTQNKVKGAPITVTKNNIADGYAQAMLCNSGNANTCNADGLELAEKCCGLVAQALGLKTSDIVIASTGVIGQPLPLEPFEYGIPLAVKALSAQGGSQAAEAIMTTDTRKKEYALAFELDGKPCKMGIMTKGSGMINPNMATMLTFITTDVAISPAMLQAALSQTVKQTLNQISVDGDTSTNDMASIMANGLAGNPVIEAANADFEAFCQVLHQLCVWACREIAADGEGATKLLQCSVKNAPSQQVALAVAKSIISSDLFKSAMFGQDANWGRILCAIGYTEGDFAIERVSVSLKSAKGEVLVCQNAAYHPFSEEEAAQILTESEIEILVDMQDGLEFAQAWGCDLTYDYVKINGDYRS; via the coding sequence ATGCAAACACAAATAATTTCAGGCGGCGTAACCGCCCCAAAAGGTTTTAAGGCGGCAGGCATACACGCTGGCATTCGGAAAAATAAGGACAAGTTAGACCTGGCCCTCTTGGTCAGTGAAGTGCCTTGTGCCACGGCGGCCGTTTACACCCAAAACAAGGTCAAGGGTGCACCTATTACGGTGACCAAAAACAATATCGCCGATGGCTATGCCCAGGCCATGCTCTGTAACAGCGGCAATGCCAACACCTGCAATGCAGATGGCCTTGAGCTGGCAGAAAAATGCTGTGGTTTGGTGGCTCAAGCCTTGGGCTTAAAAACTAGCGATATTGTGATCGCCTCCACTGGCGTAATCGGCCAGCCCCTGCCCCTTGAGCCTTTTGAATACGGCATTCCCTTGGCTGTTAAGGCCTTGAGTGCGCAAGGCGGCAGCCAGGCAGCTGAGGCCATTATGACCACCGACACCCGCAAGAAGGAATATGCCCTGGCCTTTGAACTGGACGGCAAGCCCTGCAAGATGGGCATCATGACCAAGGGGTCAGGCATGATCAACCCCAACATGGCCACCATGCTGACCTTTATCACCACCGATGTGGCCATCAGCCCGGCCATGCTCCAAGCAGCCTTGAGCCAAACGGTCAAACAGACCCTCAACCAAATCAGTGTGGACGGCGACACTTCCACCAATGATATGGCCAGCATCATGGCCAATGGCCTGGCCGGCAATCCGGTGATTGAAGCGGCCAATGCCGACTTCGAGGCTTTCTGCCAAGTGCTGCACCAGCTCTGCGTTTGGGCCTGCCGTGAGATTGCCGCAGATGGCGAAGGGGCGACTAAGCTCCTGCAATGCTCGGTTAAAAACGCACCCAGCCAGCAAGTGGCCCTAGCCGTGGCCAAGAGCATTATTTCCAGCGATCTCTTTAAGTCGGCCATGTTCGGCCAAGATGCCAACTGGGGGCGGATTTTATGTGCTATTGGCTACACCGAGGGGGACTTCGCCATTGAGCGGGTATCGGTATCTTTGAAAAGTGCTAAGGGGGAGGTTTTGGTCTGCCAGAATGCGGCCTATCACCCCTTTAGCGAGGAGGAGGCAGCCCAGATTCTGACCGAAAGCGAGATTGAAATTTTGGTGGATATGCAGGACGGGCTTGAATTTGCCCAGGCTTGGGGCTGCGATTTGACCTATGACTATGTCAAGATCAACGGGGATTATCGGAGTTAA
- a CDS encoding NADH:ubiquinone oxidoreductase, Na codes for MKKLALISLLFSPALWAFSATDLVEAGRSQIGQTRYYDPAYSKLSYPMGDVPLVKGVCTDVVIRALRGQKMDLQQLIHEDMAKHFKHYPKIWGLKTTDRNIDHRRVPNIETYFKRQGYQLKNQPYQAGDIVTWNLPKGLTHIGILSDKTNQAGQPLVIHNIGSGTQEEDLLHKYPIRYHFRIKG; via the coding sequence ATGAAAAAACTTGCCCTTATTAGCCTCTTGTTTAGCCCTGCTCTCTGGGCCTTTTCGGCCACGGATTTGGTGGAGGCGGGCCGTTCACAGATTGGCCAAACCCGCTATTACGATCCTGCCTATAGTAAATTATCTTATCCCATGGGCGATGTCCCGCTGGTTAAGGGCGTATGTACTGATGTGGTGATTCGTGCCCTGCGAGGCCAAAAAATGGATTTACAACAACTCATTCATGAAGACATGGCCAAGCATTTCAAACACTACCCCAAGATATGGGGCTTGAAAACCACCGACCGCAATATAGACCACCGCCGTGTACCCAATATTGAAACCTACTTTAAACGGCAAGGCTACCAACTCAAGAACCAGCCCTACCAGGCAGGCGATATTGTGACCTGGAACCTCCCCAAGGGACTCACCCATATTGGGATTTTAAGCGACAAAACCAACCAAGCCGGCCAGCCGCTAGTTATTCATAATATCGGATCTGGCACCCAGGAGGAGGACTTGTTGCACAAGTATCCGATTCGTTATCACTTTAGGATAAAAGGCTAA
- a CDS encoding acetylornithine aminotransferase — protein sequence MTNQQLQALDQDFLAPTYARFELALSHGKGCEVWDFDGNKYLDFTSGIGTNSLGFANDKWLATLTQQAGLLQHASNLFVTQPAVQLAQKLVAASGLKKAFFCNSGAEANEGALKTARKYSQDKYGPGRATVLSLVNSFHGRTISTLAATGQDVFHQHFQPFTSGFDHVPANDLAALTTRLGQGDVCAILLEVVQGEGGIVALEAAYLEAVQALCQEQDILLIIDEIQTGIGRTGKLFAYQHFGLKPDMITLAKGLGGGLPIGAFLLGEKCQATLGKGDHGSTFGGNPVCCAAACAVLEQLDEAFLQDVARKGAYLQENLQKLPLVKSVTGLGLMIGVEFEAGLVAGDIVKKAMDMGLLTLTAKHKLRLLPPLIVSDEQLELGLEVLRRAVGGDCSDGHLPI from the coding sequence ATGACTAACCAGCAACTTCAAGCCCTAGACCAAGATTTTCTAGCCCCCACCTACGCCCGTTTTGAACTGGCCCTGTCTCATGGCAAGGGCTGCGAGGTCTGGGATTTTGACGGCAACAAGTACCTGGATTTCACCAGCGGCATCGGCACCAACAGCCTGGGCTTTGCCAACGATAAATGGTTGGCCACCCTGACCCAGCAGGCAGGCCTGCTCCAACACGCCTCCAACCTCTTTGTGACCCAGCCCGCTGTCCAGCTTGCCCAAAAACTGGTGGCGGCAAGCGGCCTAAAAAAGGCCTTTTTTTGCAACAGCGGGGCCGAGGCCAACGAAGGCGCCCTTAAAACCGCTCGCAAGTACAGCCAGGACAAGTATGGCCCAGGCCGTGCCACGGTCTTAAGCCTAGTCAATTCCTTCCATGGCCGCACCATCTCCACCCTGGCGGCCACTGGCCAAGACGTCTTCCACCAACACTTCCAGCCCTTTACCTCAGGCTTCGACCATGTGCCTGCCAATGATCTAGCGGCCTTAACAACCCGGCTGGGCCAGGGCGATGTTTGTGCTATCTTGCTGGAAGTGGTTCAGGGCGAGGGCGGGATTGTGGCCTTGGAGGCGGCTTACTTAGAGGCCGTTCAAGCCCTCTGCCAAGAGCAGGATATTCTGCTTATCATTGATGAAATCCAAACAGGGATTGGCCGCACAGGCAAGCTCTTTGCCTACCAGCATTTTGGCCTGAAACCTGATATGATTACCCTGGCCAAGGGCTTGGGCGGTGGCCTGCCTATCGGTGCCTTCCTCTTGGGTGAAAAATGCCAAGCGACCCTGGGCAAGGGCGATCACGGCTCCACCTTTGGCGGCAATCCCGTTTGCTGTGCAGCAGCCTGTGCGGTCTTAGAGCAGCTAGATGAAGCCTTCTTACAAGATGTGGCCCGCAAGGGGGCCTATTTGCAAGAAAACCTGCAAAAATTACCGCTTGTCAAAAGCGTGACGGGCTTAGGTCTGATGATTGGGGTAGAATTTGAGGCAGGGCTTGTGGCCGGCGACATCGTCAAAAAAGCCATGGACATGGGCCTCTTAACCCTCACCGCCAAACACAAACTCCGCCTCCTTCCTCCACTGATTGTCAGTGATGAGCAGCTGGAATTGGGTTTGGAGGTGTTGAGAAGGGCGGTGGGAGGCGATTGCAGTGATGGTCACTTGCCTATTTGA
- a CDS encoding translation elongation factor Tu — MSKEKFERTKPHVNVGTIGHVDHGKTTLTAAITTVLSKHFGGAARAFDQIDNAPEEKARGITINTSHVEYDTETRHYAHVDCPGHADYVKNMITGAAQMDGAILVVAATDGPMPQTREHILLGRQVGVPYIIVFLNKCDMVDDEELLELVEMEVRELLSQYDFPGDDTPIVRGSALQALNGVAEWEEKILELANHLDTYIPEPERAIDKPFLLPIEDVFSISGRGTVVTGRVERGIIKSGEEVEIVGIKETTKTTVTGVEMFRKLLDEGRAGENVGALLRGTKREEIERGQVLAKPGTITPHTDFESEVYVLSKEEGGRHTPFFKGYRPQFYFRTTDVTGTIELPEGVEMVMPGDNIKMTVSLIHPIAMDEGLRFAIREGGRTVGAGVVAKIIK; from the coding sequence ATGTCTAAAGAAAAATTTGAACGTACAAAACCGCACGTAAACGTGGGTACAATCGGCCACGTTGACCACGGTAAAACAACCTTAACAGCCGCTATCACTACCGTATTATCAAAACACTTCGGTGGTGCAGCGCGTGCATTCGACCAAATCGACAACGCGCCAGAAGAAAAAGCGCGTGGTATCACCATCAATACCTCACACGTTGAGTACGATACAGAAACTCGTCACTATGCCCACGTTGACTGCCCAGGACACGCGGACTACGTTAAAAACATGATTACTGGTGCGGCCCAAATGGACGGCGCTATCTTAGTAGTAGCAGCAACAGACGGCCCAATGCCACAAACTCGTGAGCACATCCTTCTTGGTCGCCAAGTAGGTGTACCATACATCATCGTATTCTTAAACAAATGCGACATGGTGGATGACGAAGAGTTATTAGAACTCGTTGAAATGGAAGTTCGTGAACTTCTATCTCAATACGACTTCCCAGGCGATGACACACCAATCGTACGTGGTTCTGCTCTTCAAGCCCTTAACGGCGTTGCAGAGTGGGAAGAAAAAATCTTAGAACTTGCTAACCACTTAGATACTTACATCCCAGAGCCAGAGCGTGCCATCGACAAGCCGTTCCTTCTTCCAATCGAAGACGTATTCTCAATCTCAGGTCGTGGTACAGTAGTAACAGGCCGTGTTGAGCGTGGTATCATCAAGTCTGGTGAAGAAGTTGAAATCGTTGGTATCAAAGAAACCACCAAAACAACCGTAACTGGTGTTGAAATGTTCCGTAAATTGCTAGACGAAGGTCGTGCGGGTGAGAACGTTGGTGCCCTTCTTCGTGGTACAAAACGTGAAGAAATCGAACGTGGTCAAGTACTTGCTAAACCAGGTACAATTACCCCACACACAGACTTCGAATCAGAAGTGTACGTACTTTCAAAAGAAGAAGGTGGTCGTCACACTCCATTCTTCAAAGGCTACCGTCCACAGTTCTACTTCCGTACAACTGACGTAACCGGTACAATCGAATTACCAGAAGGCGTAGAAATGGTAATGCCTGGCGATAACATCAAGATGACTGTAAGCCTGATTCACCCAATCGCCATGGACGAAGGTCTTCGTTTCGCGATTCGTGAAGGTGGCCGTACAGTAGGTGCTGGTGTTGTTGCGAAAATCATCAAGTAA
- a CDS encoding anhydro-N-acetylmuramic acid kinase, with product MQPQYYLGVMSGTSLDGVDLALVDFTKNPPRLTACNFTPMPENLRVAIQACLTGQVSLQALGELDHQLGQLYGQCIERFLAQEQIAPEAIQAIGCHGQTIWHSPQGEYPFTMQIGDMNLVAALTGITVVGDLRRKDMAFGGQGAPLVPAFHQAVFFDENLASVVLNIGGISNISLLIPGQPVVGYDTGVGNALLDSWIEEHLGQRFDKNGDWAKTGKVNAALLADLLDEPFFAQAPPKSTGRELFNLPWLAKKLANQPACQPQDVQATLVEFTVQSIVNELAKIKTRLPCRLLVCGGGAKNALIMERLVASLPDWQVMPTTELGLDVDYVEAAAFAWLAYQRMHNLPANLPSVTGARQAVCLGAIYPRE from the coding sequence ATGCAGCCGCAATATTATTTGGGTGTCATGTCGGGCACCAGCCTAGACGGGGTCGATTTGGCTCTGGTCGATTTTACAAAAAATCCCCCACGTTTAACCGCTTGCAACTTCACGCCCATGCCTGAAAACCTGCGTGTGGCCATTCAAGCCTGCCTAACAGGCCAGGTCAGCCTACAAGCCCTGGGCGAGTTAGATCATCAACTGGGCCAGCTCTATGGCCAGTGTATTGAGCGTTTTTTGGCCCAAGAGCAGATTGCCCCTGAAGCCATTCAGGCCATCGGCTGCCACGGCCAAACCATCTGGCATTCGCCGCAGGGTGAGTATCCCTTCACCATGCAGATTGGCGATATGAATTTGGTGGCCGCTCTTACGGGCATTACGGTGGTGGGCGACCTGCGCCGCAAGGACATGGCCTTTGGCGGCCAAGGGGCGCCGCTGGTGCCGGCCTTCCATCAAGCGGTCTTTTTTGATGAAAATCTTGCAAGTGTGGTGCTTAACATCGGCGGCATCAGCAACATTTCCCTGCTCATTCCAGGCCAGCCTGTTGTGGGCTACGACACAGGCGTGGGCAATGCCTTACTGGATAGCTGGATTGAAGAACACCTAGGCCAACGTTTCGACAAAAACGGTGACTGGGCCAAAACGGGCAAGGTTAATGCTGCCCTGCTGGCCGACCTCTTAGATGAACCTTTCTTTGCACAAGCCCCACCAAAAAGCACAGGGCGGGAGCTCTTTAATCTGCCATGGCTTGCAAAAAAACTAGCCAACCAGCCCGCTTGTCAGCCTCAAGATGTGCAGGCCACGCTGGTGGAGTTCACTGTGCAATCCATCGTTAATGAGCTGGCTAAAATCAAGACCCGCCTGCCCTGCCGCCTCTTGGTCTGCGGGGGTGGAGCTAAAAATGCTTTGATTATGGAAAGGCTTGTGGCCAGCCTGCCCGATTGGCAGGTGATGCCGACAACAGAACTGGGTTTAGATGTGGATTATGTCGAAGCCGCCGCCTTTGCCTGGCTGGCCTATCAGCGTATGCACAATCTGCCAGCCAATCTGCCCAGTGTGACGGGAGCCAGGCAGGCGGTTTGTTTGGGGGCGATTTATCCGAGGGAATAA
- a CDS encoding YggU family protein has product MQAIERTHNPQGIRLRIFLQPKASRDQVVGLHDGEIKIAITAPPVDGKANAHLIKYLSKLFKVPKSSLILEKGELQRHKQIFIPNPVKIPAEFAEFLAD; this is encoded by the coding sequence ATGCAGGCCATCGAACGCACTCACAATCCGCAGGGTATCCGCCTGCGGATTTTTTTACAGCCCAAGGCCAGCCGTGATCAGGTGGTTGGCCTGCATGATGGGGAAATCAAAATCGCCATCACCGCCCCGCCTGTGGACGGCAAGGCTAATGCTCATTTGATCAAATACTTGAGCAAACTTTTCAAGGTGCCCAAGAGCAGCCTGATTTTGGAGAAGGGCGAACTGCAACGGCATAAGCAGATTTTTATCCCCAACCCAGTCAAAATACCGGCTGAATTTGCGGAATTTCTGGCAGATTAA
- a CDS encoding transcriptional regulator: MNVQYINSPAGKPEFVVLPVADYEEIARKARFYDEEEGLEEEWESIPVEPSEDGSDDVTIPHDVVFLQFEHNVNLLGAWRIYRNLSQAEVAEKTGLTQSAISQAERKGSKPQKRTREKLAKIYNCLPEQLVL, from the coding sequence ATGAACGTTCAATACATTAACAGCCCAGCTGGCAAGCCTGAATTTGTTGTTTTACCAGTAGCAGACTATGAAGAAATCGCACGTAAGGCCCGCTTTTACGATGAAGAAGAGGGCTTAGAAGAGGAATGGGAAAGCATCCCTGTAGAACCTAGCGAAGATGGTTCTGATGATGTTACTATCCCACATGATGTCGTCTTTCTTCAGTTTGAGCACAATGTAAACCTATTAGGCGCCTGGAGAATTTACAGAAACCTATCACAGGCAGAGGTGGCAGAGAAAACCGGCCTGACTCAATCCGCTATTTCACAAGCTGAACGCAAAGGCAGCAAGCCCCAAAAACGCACCAGGGAAAAGCTCGCCAAGATTTATAACTGTTTACCAGAACAGCTTGTTTTATAG
- a CDS encoding acetylglutamate kinase — protein sequence MQTTQIHTLAQVMGEATPYIKKYQDQVIVVKYGGNAMINQELKQTVMQDLLLLNQLGIKVVLVHGGGPEISQGLKLIGKESQFIQGLRVTDQETMDVVQQMLAGKVNKGLVSLLQGKGIGLCGLDGNLFLCQKLQGEADWGFVGEVTQVDTTLIDFAFQAGFIPVIATIGADEQGVVYNVNADTAASQIAIALKASKLISMTDIAGLLRDCSDESSLIASVELGQVQGLIAEGIISGGMIPKIACCTDCLKQGVQESAIIDGRVPHAILLELFSDKGNGTLFYKEPAHD from the coding sequence ATGCAAACAACACAAATCCACACCCTCGCCCAGGTGATGGGCGAAGCTACACCCTATATCAAGAAATATCAGGATCAGGTTATCGTGGTTAAATACGGTGGAAATGCCATGATCAACCAAGAGCTTAAACAAACCGTGATGCAGGACTTGCTCCTGCTCAACCAGCTGGGCATTAAGGTGGTTTTGGTGCATGGCGGGGGGCCGGAGATCTCCCAAGGCCTCAAGCTGATTGGCAAGGAAAGCCAGTTTATCCAAGGCCTGCGGGTGACCGATCAGGAAACCATGGACGTGGTTCAGCAAATGCTGGCCGGCAAGGTTAATAAGGGCCTGGTTTCCCTCCTCCAGGGCAAGGGCATTGGCCTATGCGGCTTGGACGGCAATCTCTTCCTCTGCCAAAAACTCCAGGGCGAGGCCGATTGGGGCTTTGTGGGCGAGGTCACTCAGGTGGACACCACTCTCATTGACTTCGCCTTTCAGGCCGGCTTTATCCCTGTGATTGCCACCATTGGGGCGGACGAGCAGGGCGTGGTTTATAACGTCAATGCTGATACGGCCGCCAGCCAAATTGCCATTGCCCTTAAGGCCAGCAAACTGATTTCCATGACCGATATTGCCGGCCTCCTGCGGGATTGTTCCGATGAAAGCAGCTTGATTGCCAGCGTGGAACTGGGCCAGGTGCAAGGCCTGATCGCAGAGGGCATTATTTCAGGCGGTATGATCCCTAAAATTGCCTGCTGCACCGACTGCCTCAAGCAGGGCGTGCAGGAATCCGCCATCATTGACGGCCGGGTGCCCCACGCCATTTTGCTGGAACTCTTCAGCGACAAGGGCAACGGCACTCTCTTTTATAAGGAGCCAGCCCATGACTAA
- a CDS encoding N-acetyl-gamma-glutamyl-phosphate reductase, whose translation MAYQVFVDGAVGTTGLRIYERLSQQADIEILSLGEADRKSLPARLAMLAQADVSILCLPDEASRELVAQAPAFAKICDTSTAFRTHPDWVYGLPELTGQREKVQAASRVAVPGCHATGFISLIRPLIEADALQADYSLACQSLTGYSGGGKAMIADYQAPDRPHSLSSPRLYGLGLQHKHLPEMQALTGLASPPIFMPVVADYYSGLLVTVPLPLAALKAPYASGQELAGLLQDYYQNSPLVKVQPLNSQPDEKMLAGNRLANLDGLDIFVFSQGDQILLAASLDNLGKGASGAAVQCMNLMLGRDEVAGLNL comes from the coding sequence ATGGCCTATCAGGTTTTTGTGGATGGTGCGGTGGGCACGACGGGGTTGCGGATTTATGAGCGTTTGAGCCAGCAGGCCGATATTGAGATCTTGAGCCTGGGTGAGGCGGATCGTAAGTCCCTGCCGGCCAGACTGGCCATGTTAGCGCAGGCGGATGTCAGCATTCTTTGTTTGCCTGATGAGGCCTCACGTGAGCTGGTGGCTCAAGCGCCAGCATTTGCAAAAATTTGCGATACATCCACCGCTTTCCGCACCCATCCTGACTGGGTTTATGGGCTTCCTGAACTGACGGGCCAGCGGGAAAAAGTCCAAGCGGCCAGCCGAGTTGCTGTGCCGGGCTGCCATGCCACGGGCTTTATTAGCCTCATTCGGCCCTTGATAGAGGCCGACGCCTTGCAGGCCGACTATTCCCTAGCTTGTCAGTCGCTGACCGGCTATTCAGGCGGCGGCAAGGCCATGATTGCGGATTATCAGGCTCCTGACAGGCCCCATTCCCTTTCCTCCCCCCGCCTTTATGGCCTGGGCTTGCAACATAAGCACCTGCCCGAAATGCAGGCCCTAACAGGCCTGGCTTCTCCTCCCATCTTTATGCCGGTGGTGGCCGATTATTACAGCGGCCTACTGGTGACGGTTCCCCTGCCTCTTGCGGCCTTGAAAGCCCCGTATGCTTCGGGCCAAGAGCTGGCTGGGCTTTTGCAAGATTATTATCAAAACAGCCCGCTTGTTAAGGTTCAGCCCTTAAATAGCCAGCCAGATGAGAAAATGCTGGCGGGCAACCGCTTGGCCAATCTGGATGGTTTAGATATTTTTGTCTTTAGCCAGGGTGATCAGATCTTATTGGCAGCCAGCCTAGATAACCTGGGCAAGGGGGCGTCAGGGGCAGCGGTGCAGTGTATGAATTTGATGTTGGGAAGGGATGAGGTGGCAGGGCTTAATCTCTAA